The Coffea arabica cultivar ET-39 chromosome 8e, Coffea Arabica ET-39 HiFi, whole genome shotgun sequence genome window below encodes:
- the LOC113703759 gene encoding beta-adaptin-like protein A, with translation MAPPPVYNQRSPSPSQPSGKGEVSDLKMQLRQLAGSRAPGTDDAKRDLFKKVISYMTIGIDVSSVFSEMVMCSATSDIVLKKMCYLYVGNYAKHNPDLSLLTINFLQRDCKDEDPMIRGLALRSLCSLRVANLVEYLVGPLGSGLKDSNNYVRMVAAMGVLKLYHISASTCVDADFPTTLKHLMLDDPDAQVVANCLSALQEIWSLEASKSEEASREREGLLSKPVVYYLLNRIKEFNEWAQCIVLELVAKYVPSDSNDIFDIMNLLEDRLQHANGAVVLATIKVFLHLTLSMTDVHQQVYERIKAPLLTLMSSGSPEQSYAVLSHLHLLVMRAPYIFSSDYKNFYCQYNEPFYVKKLKLEMLTAVANESNTYEIVTELCEYAANVDIPIARESIRAVGKIALQQYDVNAIVDRLLQFLEMEKDYVTAETLVLVKDLLRKYPQWSHDCIAVVGNISSKNVQEPKAKAALIWMLGEYAQDMQDAPYILESLIENWDEEHSAEVRLHLLSAVMKCFLRRPPETQKALGDALASGLADFHQDVHDRALLYYRLLQYDVSVAERVVNPPKQAVSVFADTQSSEIKDRIFDEFNSLSVVYQKPSYMFTDKEHRGPFAFSEELGSLSIGVESADNIVTAQRVEANDKDLLLGTSEKEESRGPGNNGSAYNAPAYDGSPALTAAPQTQLDLVSLDHTPAASVSSTSLAIDDLLGLGLPVASTPAPPPPPALELNPKAVLDPNSFQQKWRQLPISISQEISISPQGITALTTPQALIRHMQGQSIHCMASGGQAPNFKFFFFAQKAKESSNYLVECIINTSASKAQLKIKADDQSTSEAFSSLFQSALSKFGLP, from the exons atgGCTCCTCCTCCAGTTTATAATCAAAGATCCCCTTCTCCTTCCCAACCATCCGG AAAAGGCGAAGTCTCCGACCTGAAAATGCAGCTCCGGCAGCTTGCTGGGAGCCGAGCGCCAGGGACTGATGATGCAAAGCGGGATCTTTTCAAGAAAGTGATATCATACATGACCATAGGGATTGATGTTTCCTCCGTTTTCAGTGAGATGGTTATGTGCTCGGCTACCTCAGACATTGTGCTGAAGAAAATGTGCTATCTTTATGTTGGCAATTATGCTAAACACAATCCGGATCTTTCACTTTTGACGATTAATTTTCTTCAGAGGGACTGTAAGGATGAGGATCCCATGATTCGGGGATTGGCTTTGAGGAGCTTGTGTTCTCTTCGGGTTGCAAATTTAGTGGAGTACTTGGTTGGTCCATTGGGTTCAGGGTTAAAAGATTCCAATAATTATGTAAGGATGGTTGCAGCAATGGGTGTTTTGAAATTATACCATATTTCAGCTTCTACTTGTGTGGATGCAGATTTCCCAACCACGCTAAAGCATTTGATGCTCGATGATCCAGATGCTCAG GTGGTTGCAAACTGCTTATCAGCCTTACAAGAGATCTGGAGTTTGGAGGCAAGTAAATCTGAGGAAGCCTCAAGGGAGAGAGAAGGTTTGCTAAGCAAGCCAGTTGTATACTACCTTTTAAATAG AATTAAAGAATTCAATGAATGGGCACAGTGTATCGTTCTTGAGTTGGTAGCTAAATATGTGCCTTCAGATAGCAATGACATATTTGACATCATGAATCTTCTTGAAGATAGACTTCAGCATGCGAATGGTGCTGTTGTCCTGGCAACTATTAAGGTGTTCCTGCATTTGACATTGTCCATGACTGATGTTCATCAGCAG GTGTATGAGCGTATCAAAGCCCCTCTGCTTACACTGATGAGCTCGGGAAGTCCAGAACAATCATATGCAGTGTTAAGTCACCTGCATCTATTAGTGATGCGTGCACCATATATTTTTTCTTCAGACTACAAGAACTTCTACTGTCAGTACAATGAACCATTTTATGTCAAAAAATTGAAGCTTGAGATGTTGACTGCTGTTGCAAATGAAAGCAATACTTATGAGATAG TGACTGAACTATGTGAATATGCTGCAAATGTCGACATACCCATAGCAAGAGAATCAATTCGGGCTGTTGGAAAAATAGCTCTTCAGCAGTATGATGTAAATGCAATTGTGGATAGGCTGCTTCAGTTTCTGGAAATGGAAAAGGACTATGTGACCGCTGAAACACTG GTTCTGGTCAAAGATCTTCTCAGAAAGTACCCCCAGTGGAGTCATGATTGTATAGCAGTTGTCGGGAATATTAGTAGCAAAAATGTTCAGGAACCTAAAGCCAAGGCTGCTCTAATTTGGATGCTAGGGGAATATGCTCAAGACATGCAAGATGCTCCTTACATCTTGGAAAGTCTTATTGAGAATTGGGATGAGGAGCATTCTGCAGAG GTTCGTTTACATTTACTCTCTGCAGTTATGAAGTGTTTCTTAAGAAGACCACCAGAGACTCAAAAAGCTCTAGGAGATGCCTTGGCTTCTGGTCTTGCTGATTTTCATCAG GATGTTCATGACAGAGCACTGCTCTACTACAGACTTTTACAGTATGATGTATCTGTAGCAGAACGCGTGGTTAATCCTCCAAAGCAAGCTGTTTCAGTCTTTGCTGACACTCAAAGTAGTGAAATTAAAGATCGCATTTTTGATGAATTTAACAGTCTTTCTGTTGTATATCAAAAG CCATCATACATGTTTACTGATAAAGAACACAGAGGACCCTTTGCTTTCTCAGAAGAACTCGGGAGTTTGTCTATCGGTGTTGAATCTGCGGATAACATAGTCACAGCCCAGAGAGTTGAGGCAAATGACAAGGATTTACTGTTGGGTACttctgaaaaagaagaaagtagGGGCCCTGGTAATAATGGTTCCGCCTATAATGCTCCAGCATATGATGGTTCTCCTGCATTGACAGCAGCACCACAGACTCAATTAGATCTTGTGTCCCTCGACCACACACCAGCAGCAAGTGTATCATCAACCAGCTTAGCAATTGATGATCTACTTGGCCTAGGATTGCCAGTTGCATCTACCCCTGCTCCTCCTCCACCTCCTGCCTTGGAACTAAATCCCAAAGCTGTTCTGGATCCAAACTCATTTCAGCAAAAATGGCGACAGCTGCCAATATCTATATCACAG GAGATCTCCATAAGCCCTCAAGGAATTACAGCACTGACAACTCCTCAAGCGCTTATTCGGCACATGCAAGGGCAATCGATTCACTGCATGGCTTCAGGTGGTCAAGCTCCAAACTTTAAGTTCTTCTTCTTCGCACAAAAGGCAAAAGAATCTTCAAACTACCTTGTAGAATGCATAATCAATACATCAGCAAGTAAAGCTCAGTTGAAGATCAAAGCTGATGATCAGAGTACGTCCGAGGCTTTCTCATCTTTGTTCCAATCAGCCTTGTCCAAGTTTGGTTTGCCTTGA
- the LOC113703420 gene encoding uncharacterized protein isoform X1, with the protein MNFFFPVMKLKTTISASRLLKNLNQRIGNFMKKRNMALASARSIIHSTKIKQFLIISSISRLFLVRGNNSLAAKLVQVPLSRIKETLDSEEKIHFSTLKSQDFSWDGLVSALLSSSFPRKANLVVEWRLEKFIKENEKNQDSYSWLILLCGKIHNIETALRIFSAMEAQGIKPTSSVFNALISACLASNEIVTALSLYELMEISEESKPDADTYTAFITAYASSGNKEAMQAWYSARMDAGYTPDPQTYDALIFDCVKSKDFSNAEKFYEEMTLTGFVPNLSILQNMLLVYSEQRKFHKIKEFMMFVLDGSGNIDRRTVKKVVALYLELGRVEDLEELLVVLSNSNQASDILSYVHHAIIRMYVRAARLDDVEFAVGRMLKHGMSFRFPDDVENVICLYFRQAAYERLDLFLECIRDSFTLRRSTYDLLVAGYRRAGLQEKLDMVIDEMKQNGFVMS; encoded by the exons atgaattttttttttccggtaATGAAATTAAAAACCACCATCTCGGCTAGTCGACTTCTGAAAAATCTCAAtcaacgaataggaaatttcatgaagaaaagaaatatgGCTCTAGCTTCAGCTCGTTCTATCATACACTCAACGAAGATAAAGCAGTTTTTAATCATCAGTTCAATTTCTCGTCTTTTCTTGGTCCGTGGCAACAATTCTTTAGCAGCAAAATTGGTCCAGGTGCCACTTTCAAGAATCAAAGAAACACTGGATTCTGAggagaaaattcatttttccacCCTCAAAAGCCAAGACTTTTCATGGGATGGGCTTGTTTCTGCTCTCTTGTCTTCTTCATTTCCCAGAAAGGCCAATTTG GTTGTTGAGTGGAGATTAGAGAAATTTAttaaggaaaatgagaaaaatcaaGATTCTTATTCTTGGTTAATATTGCTATGTGGAAAGATACACAATATTGAAACTGCATTGCGAATATTTTCTGCAATGGAGGCTCAAGGAATCAAGCCAACCTCTTCAGTCTTTAATGCCCTCATATCTGCATGCTTGGCCTCGAATGAAATTGTCACAGCATTAAGTTTATATGAATTAATGGAGATCTCCGAGGAGTCTAAACCTGATGCTGATACGTATACTGCTTTTATTACAGCATATGCCAGTTCAGGAAACAAGGAGGCAATGCAAGCTTGGTACTCGGCTAGAATGGATGCTGGGTATACGCCGGATCCTCAAACATATGATGCTCTCATATTTGATTGTGTCAAGTCAAAAGATTTCAGTAATGCTGAGAAATTCTATGAAGAAATGACATTAACTGGTTTTGTACCAAATTTATCCATTTTGCAGAACATGCTTCTGGTTTACTCTGAGCAGAGaaaatttcataaaatcaaAGAGTTTATGATGTTTGTATTGGATGGTTCAGGTAATATTGATCGTCGCACAGTAAAGAAGGTTGTAGCTCTGTATCTTGAACTGGGAAGAGTGGAAGATTTGGAGGAGCTATTAGTTGTTTTATCTAATTCAAATCAAGCCTCAGATATTCTTTCCTATGTGCATCATGCAATTATCAGAATGTATGTTAGGGCAGCTAGATTGGATGACGTAGAATTTGCTGTTGGGAGGATGTTAAAACACGGGATGTCATTCAGGTTTCCAGATGATGTTGAAAACGTAATTTGTTTGTATTTCCGGCAGGCTGCTTACGAAAGGCTAGACCTGTTTCTAGAGTGCATAAGAGATTCTTTTACGCTCAGAAGATCGACTTATGATCTCTTGGTTGCTGGCTATAGACGAGCTGGCTTGCAGGAGAAGCTAGATATGGTGATCGATGAAATGAAGCAAAATGGTTTTGTCATGTCATga
- the LOC113703420 gene encoding pentatricopeptide repeat-containing protein At1g11630, mitochondrial isoform X2 has protein sequence MNFFFPVMKLKTTISASRLLKNLNQRIGNFMKKRNMALASARSIIHSTKIKQFLIISSISRLFLVRGNNSLAAKLVQVPLSRIKETLDSEEKIHFSTLKSQDFSWDGLVSALLSSSFPRKANLVVEWRLEKFIKENEKNQDSYSWLILLCGKIHNIETALRIFSAMEAQGIKPTSSVFNALISACLASNEIVTALSLYELMEISEESKPDADTYTAFITAYASSGNKEAMQAWYSARMDAGYTPDPQTYDALIFDCVKSKDFSNAEKFYEEMTLTGNIDRRTVKKVVALYLELGRVEDLEELLVVLSNSNQASDILSYVHHAIIRMYVRAARLDDVEFAVGRMLKHGMSFRFPDDVENVICLYFRQAAYERLDLFLECIRDSFTLRRSTYDLLVAGYRRAGLQEKLDMVIDEMKQNGFVMS, from the exons atgaattttttttttccggtaATGAAATTAAAAACCACCATCTCGGCTAGTCGACTTCTGAAAAATCTCAAtcaacgaataggaaatttcatgaagaaaagaaatatgGCTCTAGCTTCAGCTCGTTCTATCATACACTCAACGAAGATAAAGCAGTTTTTAATCATCAGTTCAATTTCTCGTCTTTTCTTGGTCCGTGGCAACAATTCTTTAGCAGCAAAATTGGTCCAGGTGCCACTTTCAAGAATCAAAGAAACACTGGATTCTGAggagaaaattcatttttccacCCTCAAAAGCCAAGACTTTTCATGGGATGGGCTTGTTTCTGCTCTCTTGTCTTCTTCATTTCCCAGAAAGGCCAATTTG GTTGTTGAGTGGAGATTAGAGAAATTTAttaaggaaaatgagaaaaatcaaGATTCTTATTCTTGGTTAATATTGCTATGTGGAAAGATACACAATATTGAAACTGCATTGCGAATATTTTCTGCAATGGAGGCTCAAGGAATCAAGCCAACCTCTTCAGTCTTTAATGCCCTCATATCTGCATGCTTGGCCTCGAATGAAATTGTCACAGCATTAAGTTTATATGAATTAATGGAGATCTCCGAGGAGTCTAAACCTGATGCTGATACGTATACTGCTTTTATTACAGCATATGCCAGTTCAGGAAACAAGGAGGCAATGCAAGCTTGGTACTCGGCTAGAATGGATGCTGGGTATACGCCGGATCCTCAAACATATGATGCTCTCATATTTGATTGTGTCAAGTCAAAAGATTTCAGTAATGCTGAGAAATTCTATGAAGAAATGACATTAACTG GTAATATTGATCGTCGCACAGTAAAGAAGGTTGTAGCTCTGTATCTTGAACTGGGAAGAGTGGAAGATTTGGAGGAGCTATTAGTTGTTTTATCTAATTCAAATCAAGCCTCAGATATTCTTTCCTATGTGCATCATGCAATTATCAGAATGTATGTTAGGGCAGCTAGATTGGATGACGTAGAATTTGCTGTTGGGAGGATGTTAAAACACGGGATGTCATTCAGGTTTCCAGATGATGTTGAAAACGTAATTTGTTTGTATTTCCGGCAGGCTGCTTACGAAAGGCTAGACCTGTTTCTAGAGTGCATAAGAGATTCTTTTACGCTCAGAAGATCGACTTATGATCTCTTGGTTGCTGGCTATAGACGAGCTGGCTTGCAGGAGAAGCTAGATATGGTGATCGATGAAATGAAGCAAAATGGTTTTGTCATGTCATga